A DNA window from Bacillus carboniphilus contains the following coding sequences:
- the kynU gene encoding kynureninase, whose product MLGLEYAKQLDQKDPLASYKAEFYLPSDGIYLDGNSLGLLSKRAEQALLQSLEDWKKNGIDGWTEGAEPWFYFSEKLGKMSAPLIGAKEGEVVVTGSISVNLHQMLSTFYKPDGKRTKILADELAFPTDIYAVKSQLALKGMDTQENLKLIKSKDGHTLDEDDIITEMTSDVALILLPSVLYRSGQLLDMKKLTAAAHERGIIIGFDLAHSMGAVPHELHDWGVDFAVWCNYKYLNNGPGGVGGLFVHQKHFGKAPGLAGWFGSDKNKQFDMEHQFSPSEHAGAYQIGTPHVLSAAPLLGSLSLFEEVGIKAIREKSLALTQFLMELLEQEKLHEVFTMINPKENERRGGHVALQHEEAARICKALKENKIIPDFRSPNIIRLAPIAFYTSYEDVWKFVQTLKKIMDEKTYEKFENTRNVVA is encoded by the coding sequence ATGTTAGGACTTGAATATGCAAAACAATTAGACCAGAAGGATCCTTTGGCATCCTATAAAGCAGAGTTTTATTTACCTAGCGATGGAATTTATTTAGATGGAAATTCATTGGGACTTTTATCAAAAAGGGCGGAGCAAGCCCTCCTTCAATCACTAGAGGATTGGAAGAAAAACGGAATTGATGGTTGGACAGAAGGGGCTGAACCATGGTTTTATTTTTCAGAAAAGTTAGGAAAAATGTCTGCTCCTCTAATCGGTGCAAAAGAAGGGGAAGTAGTTGTGACTGGATCCATTTCTGTCAACCTCCATCAAATGTTAAGCACCTTTTATAAACCGGATGGAAAACGGACTAAAATCCTGGCTGATGAATTGGCATTTCCAACAGACATTTATGCAGTGAAAAGTCAGTTAGCTTTAAAAGGGATGGACACGCAAGAGAACTTGAAGCTTATAAAATCAAAGGATGGCCATACTCTGGATGAAGATGACATCATTACCGAGATGACCTCAGATGTGGCACTAATCCTACTGCCATCCGTTTTATATCGAAGTGGCCAGCTTCTAGACATGAAGAAACTAACAGCTGCTGCTCATGAAAGAGGAATTATCATTGGTTTTGACTTAGCTCACTCAATGGGAGCTGTTCCTCATGAGCTTCATGATTGGGGAGTTGATTTTGCCGTTTGGTGTAATTATAAATATTTAAATAATGGTCCAGGTGGAGTGGGTGGTCTGTTTGTTCACCAGAAGCACTTTGGGAAGGCTCCTGGCTTAGCGGGTTGGTTTGGATCAGATAAAAATAAACAATTCGATATGGAGCATCAATTTAGCCCATCTGAACATGCAGGTGCATACCAAATTGGAACCCCGCATGTATTAAGTGCAGCACCGCTTCTTGGTTCGCTGTCTTTATTTGAAGAAGTGGGAATTAAAGCGATTCGAGAAAAATCATTAGCATTAACACAATTTCTAATGGAATTACTAGAGCAAGAGAAGCTACATGAAGTCTTTACCATGATTAACCCGAAAGAAAATGAGCGAAGAGGTGGCCACGTCGCCCTACAGCACGAGGAAGCAGCTCGGATTTGTAAAGCGCTAAAAGAAAATAAGATCATTCCTGATTTTCGTTCACCTAATATAATTCGTCTCGCTCCGATTGCCTTTTACACTTCTTATGAAGATGTGTGGAAGTTTGTCCAAACACTTAAGAAAATCATGGATGAAAAAACGTACGAAAAATTTGAAAATACTCGAAATGTTGTAGCTTAG
- the kynB gene encoding arylformamidase, translating into MKIIDISMPLNKNTAEWPGDTPFTYKVNWTKEESGSVNVGCIETSTHIGTHVDAPFHFDDHAPRIHQMELDRYVGKALVVNCQGLKSVGAEHLENIDLSDVTIVLLKTMSWNDRSHFPENITYLEPSLGPMLQKNGVRLVGVDTPSVDPVDSKELGAHHSLWEHDVAILEGLVLNDVETKVYECIALPLRIEGADGSPVRAILREI; encoded by the coding sequence ATGAAAATAATTGATATATCGATGCCTTTAAACAAGAATACGGCAGAATGGCCCGGAGATACGCCATTTACCTATAAGGTCAATTGGACAAAGGAAGAATCCGGTTCCGTAAATGTAGGATGTATTGAGACGAGTACTCATATCGGCACTCATGTAGATGCACCTTTTCACTTTGACGATCATGCGCCACGCATTCATCAAATGGAGTTAGACCGCTATGTCGGAAAAGCACTTGTTGTCAATTGCCAGGGATTAAAGTCCGTGGGTGCGGAGCATTTAGAAAACATTGATTTATCAGATGTCACGATTGTTCTGCTAAAAACAATGTCATGGAACGATCGTAGCCATTTCCCAGAAAACATTACGTACCTGGAACCATCCTTGGGACCAATGTTACAAAAAAATGGGGTGCGTTTGGTCGGAGTTGATACGCCATCTGTAGACCCAGTCGATAGTAAGGAACTAGGTGCCCATCACTCCCTATGGGAACATGATGTAGCCATTTTGGAAGGCCTGGTTCTAAACGATGTTGAAACGAAAGTGTATGAATGCATTGCCCTTCCACTTCGTATTGAAGGTGCAGACGGAAGTCCGGTTAGAGCCATATTAAGAGAGATTTAA
- a CDS encoding YusW family protein — MWKFKWGLVFFILFICTSCNQAESELKPPPPVTDEHSGISVDETPFPYKFFELSVNYDGIDDQTLVQYRYSGGKIFARYEDHGTDQEIEGERAVQQIQPKLKQLKLTQETEAKGLIERIKDVFPIREDYRFIEVKVRFNDGEEKVYKTS; from the coding sequence TTGTGGAAGTTTAAATGGGGACTCGTATTCTTCATTCTCTTCATATGTACTAGTTGTAATCAAGCAGAATCCGAACTAAAACCACCTCCACCCGTCACAGATGAACACAGTGGAATCAGTGTGGATGAAACCCCGTTCCCTTACAAATTTTTCGAGCTTAGCGTGAATTATGATGGCATCGATGATCAAACTCTTGTTCAATATCGATACTCAGGTGGAAAAATATTCGCCAGGTATGAAGATCATGGTACCGACCAAGAGATTGAAGGAGAAAGAGCCGTTCAACAGATTCAACCGAAACTGAAACAACTAAAATTAACCCAAGAAACGGAAGCAAAGGGGTTAATTGAAAGGATAAAAGACGTGTTCCCCATCAGGGAAGACTATCGTTTTATCGAAGTAAAGGTCCGTTTTAACGATGGTGAAGAAAAAGTGTATAAAACATCATAA
- a CDS encoding transcriptional regulator SplA domain-containing protein, with the protein METFLPENYHPGQVVYVMYRNPHTQSVATIQEAAIVNDPYHPDQLALFLFDAYYPITTELAIYTSKEEAEEAYQHYFGDDD; encoded by the coding sequence ATGGAAACATTCTTACCAGAAAACTATCATCCGGGGCAAGTTGTATATGTGATGTATCGTAATCCTCATACACAAAGTGTGGCAACGATTCAAGAAGCAGCCATTGTAAATGATCCCTATCATCCGGACCAACTGGCTCTCTTCCTTTTTGATGCCTATTATCCTATAACAACGGAGCTTGCCATTTACACGTCTAAAGAGGAAGCAGAAGAGGCGTATCAACACTATTTTGGAGATGACGATTAG
- the splB gene encoding spore photoproduct lyase has product MLKPFVPQLVYFEPQALEYPLGKELKDKFEDMGLEIKYTTSHNQIRNLPGENHFQKYRIAKSTLVVGIRRTLKFDTSKPSAEYAIPFATGCMGHCHYCYLQTTMGSKPYIRTYVNVEEILEQAEKYMQERAPEITRFEAACTSDIVGIDHLTHTLKRAIEYFGESEYGKLRFVTKFHHVDHLLDAKHNGKTRFRFSVNADYVIKYFEPGTSPLAKRIEAATKIANAGYPLGFIVAPIYLHEGWKEGYKELFKKLDESLPKETRNDLTFELIQHRFTKPAKRVIMQNYPMTKLELDEEKRKYKWGRYGIGKYVYQKDEQEEMEEVLRGYVEKYFPQAKVEYFT; this is encoded by the coding sequence ATGTTAAAACCATTTGTCCCTCAACTCGTTTACTTTGAACCTCAAGCGCTAGAATACCCTTTAGGAAAAGAACTGAAGGATAAATTTGAGGATATGGGCCTCGAGATTAAGTATACAACTTCACACAATCAGATAAGAAATTTACCTGGAGAAAATCATTTTCAAAAATATCGAATTGCGAAATCAACACTCGTTGTAGGAATTAGAAGAACGTTAAAATTTGATACCTCAAAACCATCAGCTGAATATGCCATTCCATTTGCTACCGGTTGTATGGGTCATTGTCATTATTGTTATCTACAAACGACGATGGGGAGCAAGCCTTACATACGTACCTATGTAAATGTGGAAGAGATTTTGGAGCAGGCAGAAAAATATATGCAGGAAAGAGCTCCTGAAATTACAAGATTTGAAGCAGCCTGTACGTCTGACATTGTAGGCATTGACCATTTGACTCACACACTCAAAAGAGCCATCGAATACTTCGGTGAGTCGGAGTATGGCAAGCTTCGCTTTGTGACCAAATTTCATCATGTCGACCATTTACTCGATGCAAAGCATAATGGCAAAACGAGATTCCGATTCAGTGTGAATGCAGACTATGTAATTAAATACTTTGAGCCAGGTACCTCGCCACTAGCCAAGAGAATTGAAGCGGCTACTAAAATTGCCAATGCCGGCTATCCGTTAGGGTTTATTGTTGCCCCTATTTACTTACATGAAGGCTGGAAAGAAGGGTACAAAGAGTTGTTCAAAAAGCTCGACGAATCTTTACCAAAGGAAACGAGAAATGACCTCACCTTTGAGTTAATCCAGCACCGATTTACAAAGCCTGCTAAAAGAGTCATCATGCAAAATTATCCTATGACAAAGCTAGAACTAGATGAAGAAAAAAGAAAGTACAAATGGGGCCGCTATGGAATCGGAAAATATGTCTATCAAAAAGACGAACAAGAAGAAATGGAAGAAGTACTCCGAGGGTATGTAGAAAAATATTTTCCTCAAGCAAAAGTGGAATATTTCACCTGA
- a CDS encoding MBL fold metallo-hydrolase, whose translation MNYKILFYSFIATSILVLSFSTLFQKTDSIAVEAGMESNEEIFTQLEKDEHTLHVYYFYLNHHEKSGSSMLVYSPDGYSMLIDAGIEESSSLLSDYLNKLGIEQVDIAVATHPHHDHIGGYLQLLDEGRIKEIYMPEIEHQTETYHDFMEKIAKNDIPINYLTASQTFTLGDSVQFKVLNPSAQMLDKLEGSYRVTDINNQSLVMRMEYKNHSFLFSGDIYDEQEKQLVAEYGSALKATVMEAPHHGDDTSSSIRYIQAVSPDYAVMNANVLQSRYVLRRYEVLGVSALPTNVYGTVHIQTDGDTLKIATEFQSPSKIKMRNKGNG comes from the coding sequence TTGAACTACAAGATATTATTCTACTCATTTATTGCCACTAGTATATTAGTCCTCTCATTTTCTACTCTTTTTCAAAAAACTGACTCCATTGCTGTAGAAGCTGGAATGGAGTCCAACGAAGAGATTTTTACTCAGCTTGAGAAGGATGAACATACGCTTCACGTATATTACTTTTACTTAAATCATCATGAAAAATCAGGATCCTCCATGTTGGTCTATTCACCAGATGGATATTCCATGCTTATTGATGCTGGTATTGAAGAATCATCGTCATTATTATCTGATTATTTGAATAAATTAGGAATTGAGCAAGTTGATATCGCGGTTGCTACACATCCCCACCATGATCATATTGGAGGGTATCTTCAGCTGCTTGATGAAGGAAGAATCAAAGAAATCTATATGCCGGAAATAGAACACCAAACAGAAACATATCATGATTTCATGGAGAAAATCGCAAAAAATGACATTCCTATCAATTATTTAACTGCTAGTCAAACCTTTACACTAGGTGACTCGGTGCAATTTAAGGTATTGAATCCAAGTGCCCAAATGCTAGATAAGTTAGAAGGTAGTTATCGTGTAACAGATATAAACAATCAATCTCTTGTGATGAGAATGGAATATAAGAATCATAGTTTCTTATTTTCTGGTGACATCTATGATGAGCAGGAAAAACAGTTAGTTGCTGAATATGGAAGCGCTTTAAAGGCAACGGTTATGGAAGCTCCCCACCATGGGGATGATACGTCATCTTCCATAAGATATATACAAGCTGTATCCCCTGATTATGCCGTAATGAATGCTAATGTGTTACAGAGTAGGTATGTATTAAGAAGGTATGAAGTACTGGGAGTTTCCGCATTACCAACCAATGTTTACGGTACGGTTCACATTCAAACAGATGGAGATACTCTAAAAATAGCAACAGAGTTCCAGTCACCGTCGAAAATTAAAATGAGAAATAAAGGTAATGGTTAA
- a CDS encoding glycerophosphodiester phosphodiesterase gives MSKLETELKPRRKWRKGFKWSLLTIAVVVLVLFIFPGPKAEHHPFLDLDKPLVIAHQGGALLAPSNTMVAFENAVDLDVDVLEFDIHITKDGQLVVIHDPTVDRTTDGTGKVEDMTLEELKKLDAGYYFKDVNGDFPFRDQGITIPTVEEVFSAFPSMPMMIEIKDDNPPERLEEISQKLWALIQKYNMADQTLVASFDQNIIEMFQKVSKNQVALGGGRGEAKPFVISSMLSMQPIYNPKVQAFQLPLKDGKINLSKPYIVENAHKRGMEVYYWTINDPKVMETLVKQGADGIITDRPDLLIDVLSIHNK, from the coding sequence ATGAGTAAATTAGAAACCGAATTAAAACCGAGAAGGAAATGGCGAAAAGGATTCAAATGGTCACTGTTGACAATTGCAGTAGTCGTGCTCGTTCTCTTTATTTTCCCAGGACCGAAGGCAGAACATCACCCTTTTCTAGATTTAGATAAGCCTTTAGTTATTGCACACCAAGGAGGAGCATTATTAGCACCCTCTAATACGATGGTGGCTTTCGAAAATGCTGTGGATCTTGATGTTGACGTTTTGGAATTTGATATACATATAACAAAGGATGGGCAACTAGTTGTGATCCATGATCCTACCGTCGATCGCACTACGGATGGAACAGGGAAAGTGGAGGACATGACATTAGAAGAGCTGAAGAAACTGGATGCAGGGTACTATTTTAAAGATGTAAACGGGGATTTTCCTTTTAGGGACCAAGGGATTACGATTCCAACTGTTGAAGAAGTATTCAGTGCTTTTCCTAGCATGCCAATGATGATTGAAATAAAAGATGATAATCCTCCTGAACGGTTAGAAGAAATATCTCAAAAATTGTGGGCGTTGATTCAAAAATACAATATGGCGGATCAAACACTGGTTGCTTCTTTTGACCAAAACATTATTGAAATGTTCCAAAAGGTTAGTAAAAACCAAGTTGCACTTGGCGGAGGAAGAGGAGAGGCAAAACCGTTTGTTATCTCAAGTATGCTTTCCATGCAACCTATTTATAACCCAAAAGTTCAGGCGTTTCAACTGCCACTAAAAGACGGAAAAATTAACTTAAGTAAGCCATATATTGTGGAAAATGCTCACAAACGGGGAATGGAGGTTTATTACTGGACGATCAATGACCCTAAAGTGATGGAAACTTTAGTTAAACAAGGTGCAGATGGGATCATTACAGACAGACCAGATTTATTGATTGATGTGTTATCCATCCATAATAAGTAA
- a CDS encoding histidine kinase N-terminal domain-containing protein has translation MIKTKLHIYENLELHKETLLERWDKKALKSPTDPNPERVLLNGETMFLFLQESIMTPIDKMEPKIERLAKRVAEERVQAGINMGDFIYNVSMGRTEIFNHLFKIDDNENREHIQVIFENMNQCFDQFMFHAVNHYAKLKDRIIEEKNSFINQSHKDRLTLLGQMTSSFIHEFRNPLTSIQGFVQLLRSDYKNVPYLDIIASEIEQLNFRISQFLLLSKKELIGKEKSTVFLHELFEELITFLYPSLLSAKVEIEKEILEDITIYGYIDELRQVFMNILFNAIDVLQNHRKDPKIQILTSKKENNIVIELTNNGPTIPPELLRTIFEPFVTTKQLGTGLGLFVCKEIIERHKGTLECFSNEEETTFRVMLPLIKQ, from the coding sequence ATGATAAAAACCAAGCTTCATATTTATGAAAACCTTGAGTTACATAAGGAAACGTTGCTTGAGAGATGGGATAAAAAAGCGCTAAAATCCCCGACTGATCCAAATCCTGAAAGAGTCCTGTTAAATGGGGAAACGATGTTTTTATTTCTACAAGAATCTATCATGACCCCTATAGATAAAATGGAGCCTAAAATTGAGAGGTTGGCCAAACGTGTTGCAGAGGAAAGAGTACAGGCCGGCATTAACATGGGTGATTTTATTTATAACGTAAGTATGGGGAGAACTGAAATATTTAACCATTTGTTTAAAATTGATGACAATGAAAATAGAGAACATATTCAAGTGATCTTTGAGAATATGAATCAATGCTTTGATCAGTTTATGTTCCATGCCGTTAATCACTACGCTAAGCTCAAGGACCGGATCATTGAAGAAAAGAATTCTTTCATCAATCAGTCTCACAAGGATCGGTTAACACTTCTAGGTCAAATGACATCAAGCTTTATACATGAATTTAGAAACCCATTAACATCTATTCAGGGCTTCGTGCAACTACTGCGTTCCGATTACAAAAATGTCCCTTACCTGGATATCATTGCGAGTGAAATTGAACAATTGAATTTCCGTATTTCTCAATTTCTACTGTTATCCAAAAAAGAGTTAATTGGGAAAGAGAAGAGCACCGTCTTCCTTCATGAACTATTTGAAGAGCTTATTACATTTTTATACCCAAGTTTACTTAGTGCAAAAGTTGAAATTGAAAAAGAGATTTTAGAAGATATCACGATTTACGGATACATAGATGAACTAAGACAAGTTTTTATGAACATATTATTTAACGCCATTGATGTGCTCCAAAATCACCGAAAAGATCCAAAAATCCAAATCCTTACAAGTAAAAAAGAAAATAACATAGTCATTGAGTTAACCAACAACGGACCTACTATTCCACCGGAGTTACTCAGAACCATCTTTGAACCGTTCGTTACAACTAAACAATTAGGAACTGGATTAGGCCTCTTTGTGTGTAAAGAAATAATTGAAAGACACAAAGGTACATTGGAGTGCTTTTCTAATGAAGAAGAAACCACTTTCCGGGTTATGCTTCCGCTGATTAAACAATAA
- the thiT gene encoding energy-coupled thiamine transporter ThiT: MGSNSSKTLFLVEVAIFTAIAYLLDYVSGILMKNFWPQGGSVSLAMVPVVIMAFRWGLKGGLATGFLLGSIQLFSGFATIYYFLQIIFDYSLAFAVVGFAGIFAKSVQRALVNGNKGQLLVFAIFGSVLGGLLRYFIHFISGVTFFAQYAPEDQPVWLYSIVYNGGYMIPSIIITAVVVYLLILTAPKQMMRKDFEINKAV, translated from the coding sequence ATGGGATCAAACTCAAGTAAGACGTTATTTTTGGTGGAGGTTGCGATATTTACAGCTATCGCCTATTTACTCGATTATGTTTCGGGTATCCTTATGAAAAACTTTTGGCCACAGGGAGGATCTGTATCATTAGCCATGGTACCCGTTGTCATTATGGCCTTTAGATGGGGATTAAAGGGTGGTCTTGCAACTGGATTTTTATTAGGGTCTATTCAATTATTTAGTGGTTTTGCAACCATTTATTACTTCTTACAAATCATCTTTGATTACTCGTTAGCGTTTGCCGTTGTTGGGTTTGCAGGTATATTCGCTAAGTCAGTACAACGTGCTTTGGTCAATGGAAATAAAGGACAGTTGCTTGTATTTGCGATATTCGGTTCGGTGCTTGGGGGACTACTTCGCTACTTCATTCACTTTATTTCAGGGGTTACCTTCTTTGCACAGTACGCACCGGAGGACCAGCCTGTATGGTTATACTCCATTGTTTATAACGGAGGATACATGATTCCATCTATTATTATCACGGCTGTTGTAGTGTATTTACTTATCCTAACAGCACCAAAACAAATGATGAGAAAAGACTTTGAGATAAATAAAGCAGTTTAA
- a CDS encoding YbjQ family protein yields MILVTTDFVPGKEIKELKGFVRGSTVQSKHVGKDILAGLKTIVGGEIKEYTEMMDEARQKAIGRMVEDAQKKGANAIITVRLESSAVMSSASEIIAYGTAVYVE; encoded by the coding sequence ATGATTTTAGTGACTACTGATTTTGTACCAGGAAAGGAAATTAAAGAATTAAAAGGTTTTGTCAGAGGAAGTACTGTCCAATCAAAGCACGTTGGAAAGGACATTCTAGCAGGGCTAAAGACGATCGTTGGTGGAGAAATTAAGGAATATACGGAAATGATGGATGAGGCTAGACAAAAAGCAATCGGCCGTATGGTTGAAGATGCTCAGAAAAAAGGAGCCAATGCCATTATTACCGTTCGGCTAGAATCATCAGCAGTCATGTCAAGTGCTTCCGAGATTATTGCATACGGTACAGCAGTTTATGTAGAGTAA